A single genomic interval of Selenobaculum gibii harbors:
- the rpiB gene encoding ribose 5-phosphate isomerase B produces the protein MIALGCDHGGYELKEAIKKYLDKQGVAYKDFGTNSIESVDYPEYAEAVANSVASKEAEKGILVCGTGVGMSIAANKVPGIRAALISDCFSAKATREHNDSNILCLGGRVLGENLALMIVEIWLNTAYIGAHHAKRLEMIQKMEDKAKK, from the coding sequence ATGATTGCTTTAGGCTGTGACCATGGTGGATATGAATTAAAAGAAGCGATAAAAAAATACTTAGATAAACAAGGCGTTGCTTATAAGGATTTTGGAACAAATTCTATAGAAAGCGTAGATTATCCGGAATATGCGGAAGCTGTTGCTAATAGTGTTGCTTCTAAAGAAGCTGAAAAAGGTATTTTAGTATGTGGCACAGGTGTTGGAATGTCGATTGCAGCAAACAAAGTACCTGGAATTCGAGCAGCATTAATAAGTGATTGCTTTAGTGCAAAAGCGACTCGTGAACATAATGATTCTAATATTCTTTGCTTAGGTGGAAGAGTGTTAGGCGAAAATCTTGCGCTTATGATTGTTGAGATTTGGTTAAATACTGCATATATCGGTGCACATCATGCAAAACGCTTAGAGATGATTCAAAAAATGGAAGATAAAGCAAAGAAATAA